A window of Macrotis lagotis isolate mMagLag1 chromosome X, bilby.v1.9.chrom.fasta, whole genome shotgun sequence contains these coding sequences:
- the LOC141502340 gene encoding dynein light chain 1, cytoplasmic-like — MYDRKAMIKNVDMSELMQQDSVECATQALEKYNIEKDMAAHIKKEFDKKYNPTWHCIVDRNFGSYVMHETKHFIYFYLGQVTILLFKSG, encoded by the coding sequence ATGTATGACCGCAAGGCCATGATCAAAAATGTGGATATGTCAGAGTTAATGCAGCAGGACTCTGTGGAGTGTGCCACCCAGGCCCTGGAGAAGTATAACATAGAGAAGGACATGGCAGCCCATATTAAGAAGGAGTTTGACAAGAAGTATAACCCAACCTGGCACTGCATTGTGGATAGGAACTTTGGCAGCTACGTGATGCACGAGACAAAACACTTCATCTATTTCTACCTGGGCCAGGTCACCATCCTCCTGTTCAAGTCTGGTTAG